Below is a genomic region from Fulvia fulva chromosome 13, complete sequence.
ATTGCTTACACGTGGAGAGCGAGCACGTTTCGTCCTCGATGTCGGACTGTTGCGCTTCTGCTCGGGGCATGTGTTCCGAACTTGGCTAAAGCGGCTGTTCCCGACGTCCGAAGTGCTGGACACCGAGCTATACCAGACCTCTGCATCTCGTTACGCACTGACTTGGAATACAAAGAGTGGATCTCGATCTCGATCGTCGCCTGGTAATGATCAGCTGCGTCGTGCTCGTGTGGTCAACTCATAGGCGCCACGCCTGGTGGCCGGTGCACCTCGAGGTCTCCGAGCACCATCGTCGCGAGTGCACTTTTCCACTGCCATGTGTTAGTGCCTGGAGCACTGCAGGGGCACCTGGAATTCGCGCTCAAGAGGTGATTGTCTGGATAACGGCCTGCTGCGGGTGACTGACTGCCTCATCGAAGTCGTTGACGGTAATCCATGGTGTCCAGGTTGGAGCGGCCGTGACGATCGACAGTTAGCAAGGTGGACGAGACTTGCGATAGGGCTGGCTCGACTCCATGTGCATCCGGTGCCCTCGCCCATGTCCGACACTACTCTCTGTTCCCGACAGCAGCACCGAAGTCCCCACGCACGATGAACAGCTTGATAGCTGAAGCGTGCTGTGTGGTCTCGCATACCTAGCGATACGTCTCTATTGATTAGGATTCCCTGTTACACCTTACCGTCGCTGCACCTCTTTTCATATCTCCAACACATCGTTTGACTTTACCCTTCACCCACTATCTTGCATTGCCACGAAGCTAGGCTATCGACTGCCATCGACTGGCCTCACATGGTTTAACAAGTAACAACAGTGCTCGAATATTGCTCGAAAGATGGGCGCGAAGCACCAAGGTCGTCACGACTCAGCCCTTATACAGGCTGCTCAAGACGGCGATGCAAGAATCACAGCTGCCTTCGGCGGTCAAGGCCCCAGCAACCTGAATTGTTTCAACGACTTGCTTGAGTAAGTGAGAAGAGATCGAGTGCTGAAGAGAACTAATAGCCGCGTAGACTTAACAAGACGTACGGCTCAACGCTTAGACCGCTCATCCACACTGCCGATGCAACATTGAGCGAATTGGCATCACTACCTCATAGCAGTGGATTTCACGAGGATGAAGGGTTCGAGATACTGGAATGGCTGGAAGACCCAGCGGAAGCACCAAGTCGGGACTATCTCGCTCTCTCGCCGATGAGCTTCCCGATCAACACACTGATCAGCTTGTGCAACTACTGCATCACACTTCGAGCTCTCAAGCTCGACCCGAGCCAGTTCCGATCACTACTAAAGAGCGTTGTGGGACACTCGCAAGGCATTTTTGCTGCAGCCGCTGTGGCAAAGGCCGATAGCTGGGAGTCGTTCCTGGAAGCCGCAGATCTTGCTCTTCAAATCTCCTTCTGGGTCGGTCTGGAAAGCCATACTGCTGCACCACATGCACAAATCTCGGCTGCTGCCGTACAAGACTGCATCGATCATGGCGAGGGACAACCATCGTCGATGCTTGGCATCACCGGACTCAACCGTGCTCAAGTAGAAATGCTTGTCGAGCATGTCAACAAGAGCCTCGTCGACGAGAACCGACACGTCTATCTCGCATTGGTCAACTCGAGAGACAAGTATACAATCGCAGGCCCACCACAGTCACTGCGGGCAGTCTGTGTTCAGCTTCGCGAGATCCGGGCTGCCAACGGCGTTGACCAGTCACGCACCCTGTTCAACAAACGCAAGCAGGATGTAGATGCTCAATTCTTGCCCATATCAGCTCCCTATCACAGCCAGTACCTCAAGAGAGTCGGCAATCACGTGCTTGATGCGCTTGAGGTCGATTTGCTCGGAAGCGAACTCGGCACACCTTTGCTACATACTAAGAGTGGACGAAACTTACAGGACTGGAAGTCGGAGAGCATTGTCAAAATACTTGTGAGTGCTGTCACCACCGACATGGTCGAGTGGCCCAACATTTGCCAACAGCTTGACTCCTCGCACATCCTCGGCTTCGGACCTGGCAACATTGGCTACCTAATACACGAAACGACAGAAGGCACAGGCGTGCGAGTGATACAGATGAACGACAGGTCCCCAGGCTCAAGAGGTATTGGCGCCCGTGCTGAGCTCTTCTCAGACGAAATGCCACCACAAGCTCTGGACTGGCGAGAGGCATTTGGGCCCAAGCTTGTTCTTGATCATCGGGGCGATGTTCAAATTCAGACCAAGATGACACAATTGTTGAATGCACCGCCAGTGATGGTCGCCGGAATGACACCTACCACTGTGCCTTGGGACTTCGTCTCTTGTGTTATGCAGGCTGGCTACCACGTCGAGCTAGCAGGCGGAGGCTACTCAAGTGAGCCATATTTCGAGAGAGCACTGCGGAAGCTGGCTGCCAGCATACCCATCTACCGCGGCATTACATGCAATCTCTTATATGCCAGCCCACAGACGATCGCATGGCAAGTCGATGTCCTCCGTCGACTAGTCAAGGAAGGCATATCTGTTGAAGGTGTCGCTATTGGCGCCGGCATTCCATCTCCAGATGTCGTCAAAGGGTACATTGAGTCGATTGGACTAAAACACATCTCATTCAAGCCAGGATCTTCAGCCGCAATTGACGAAGTGATCGAGACCGCTCAGGCGCATCCTCACTTTCCCATCGGCCTACAGTGGACTGGAGGACGAGCCGGAGGACACCACTCTTTCGAAGACTTCCACCTACCGATATTGAAGGCGTATCCCCGCATCCGTAGATGTGCAAACATTGTGCTCATCGCTGGCAGTGGCTTTGGAGGAGGTTCTGACACTTGGCCATACATTTCTGGTGACTGGTCCAAGTCTTTCGGCTATGCACCAATGCCGTTTGATGGAGTCCTACTAGGCAGCCGAATGATGGTCGCCAAAGAGGCCCACACGTCACCACAAGCGAAGCAGCTCATTATCCAGACTGAAGGCGTCGACGATAACGACTGGCATAGCTCATTCGATGCACCAACTGGTGGAGTGATCACAATTACATCTGAGCATGGCCAGCCAATCCACATGCTTGCTACCCGAGGTGTCATGCTGTGGAAGGAGTTCGACAAGCGTATATTCTCAATCAAGGACACCAACAAACGTTTGAGCTACCTGCGCACGCATCGAGAAGAGATCATCACCCGACTGAACAAAGACTACCAGAAGCCGTGGTTCGGTGTCGATGGTAATGGCCAGAATGTGGACCTCGATAGCATGAGCTATCGCGAAGTGCTTGGTAGGATGTGTCAACTCATGTCTCGTGGCGACAAGGGCTGGATTGATCCCTCATGGCTGACCATGGTCCATGACTTTGTTGAGATCGCCGGCGAGCGTTTCGGATGCCATGTCGACACTCATGCTACAAAGTCAAGTGAGATCCGCAAAGCGTTTGAGGGAGCTCTCGGCAACGATATCGACGATACGCTATATCCTGAGGACGTTGCTCTCGTGATGGAGCTATTCAGACGGCGTGGAAGGAAGCCTGTACCCTTCGTGCCGGCATTGGACGAGAACTTCGAGACATGGTGCAAGAAAGACTCTCTCTGGCAGTCCGAAGATGTTGATTCGCTTGTGGGCAAGGATGTACAGCGTGCCTGCATCATTCAAGGACCGGTTGCCGTGCGACAATCGATTATTCACGATGAGCCTGTGCGAGACATACTAGACAATATCTGCAACTATCACATCGAGAGCCTGTCGCAAGCGGGTGTGACGCCTGGATCAATCAGCAAACAAGACAATGGCATACCGAGGTCCGTCAAGAAGAGTGTGCCCGGCGTCCAGATCTCCATCGACAAATCGACGGTACGATGTGAAGTTCTCAAGACAGATCGACTTCCGCCGGAAATGGATGCATTGATCGAGCACATCGTCGGATCTGCCGCCGACTCTTGGGCACGCCACTGTTTGAAGGACGATTGGATCTTCAGAGACCAAGCCCGACTCAGGAACCCAATACGCACTGCCTTTCTACGACAGATCCAGCCGGGAGaggtcatcgaggtacgtCTCGGTCGAGATGGTCAAGCCCAAGCAATAGCACTCAAGGCGGCTCTCTTTGGCAAATCGAGCCTACAGACAGTGCTTCGTATCGCGTCAACAGATGGCAAAAGTATCAAGGTGGCACTTACGCCGCCGTCTTTCCTGTCCGACAAACCTCTTGGCTTACAATTCGCTTACCAACTGTCACGGAAGTCTCGAGGCTCGAAACTAGTAGAGGTGACACCCGATAGACTGGACACCATCAAAGGCTTCTATGCGCAACTATGGACTGCCGGCACTCATGATGTCAAGCAATCTGGACTGAGCTCCGAGTTCTGGGGTGAGCCTACGACGCTGATTGCGCAAGACGTGCAGAACTACACAGCGGTCGTCGGCCGTAGCACATCACCTGAACTACAAGCTTGGAACCCAACAGGATCTGTGCCGCTGGACTACTGCATCGTGCTTGCATGGACTGCCCTTACGAAACCTTTGACAATACCTGCACTACAATGCGATCTTCTCAATCTCCTGCATCGCTCGGTCAACTTCAAGTATGCGACGAACGCAACGCCATTGCGTCTGGGAGATGTTACGCAGACTGTATCACGCATCACATCTCTCACCATTCAGCCAACTGGAAAGCTAGTAGAAGTTTCAGCAGAACTTTGTCGTGATGAAAAGACTGTGGTTACCATCACGACAGAGTTCTTCATTGTTGGACAATTCGAGGACTACGGAACACAGTTCAAGTCCTTCGATGAGCCGATGCTTGAAGTCCATGTGCATTCGGCCACTCGTCAAGCACTGCTGCAGAGCCGAAAGTGGTTGATCCTTGACGATCCGTCGATGGACCTCGCTGGCTTGACGCTGTCTTTCAATTTGAACACATACACAATGTTCAACAACGAAGGCAAAGTCGGTGCGTTACAAGTCGCTGGGACAGTCTCAAAGGTGGAGAGCTCTGGCTTCGATACTCGGATTGGCAACATTTACTTCGAGGAAGACTCGTGCATCGGCAACCCGGTGATCGACTTCCTCCACAGGCATGGCTACCTCAGGGAGACACGCCAAGCCCTCGAGAACCCTGGCTGGACCGATGGCTCGACTGTGGTAGTCAAGGCGCCGATCAAGAGCAATCAATATGCAGTGGCGTCCAAGGATACGAATCCTCTGCATGTCTGCGACGTCTTCGCGAGGTATGCTGGCCTACCGGGCACTGTGGTGCACGGTATGCACACGTCGGCAATCGTCCGACGAACTGTCGAGTGGGCAGTGAACGATTCAGATCGTTCTCGCTTCAAGAAGTGGCAAGTCAGCTTTGAAGGCATGGTGTGGCCGAACGATCGCATCAAGGTTCAGCTTCAGCACATTGCCATGGAGGATGGGCGAATGGTCATGAAAGTGCAAGCTCACAACGACGAGACTGGCGACAAGGTGATTGAAGCGGAGGCCGAGGTTGAGCAACCGCGTACTGGCTATGTGTTCTGCGGACAGGGCAGCCAAGAGAAAGTATGACGATCGCACTGTGGCCTGTTATGCTTTTTACTGACGTTGCGTGTAGGGAATGGGTATGTTGCTGTACCATGCGCGACCAGAAGCGAAGGCTCTCTGGGATCGTGGTGACAAATACCTTCGCGAGAATTATGGTCAGTAATACCCGACTCTTGTCATGAAACATGATACTAATCTGCTGCAGGCTTCTCGCTGCTCAGTCTTGTACGCGAGAACCCGACGACCTTGACTATCAACTTTGGCGGCCGACGAGGCAAACGGATACGTGATAACTACTTGGCCATGACCAAGAAGACGTCTCTCGAGAAAGATGCCAAAGACGTCTGCATCGTGCAAGGTCTCACGCCCACATCGACATCGTATACCTTCTCGGAAGCCAAAGGACTGCTGTTCTCCACTCAGTTTTCTCAACCGGCTTTGGCATTGATGGAAATGGTTGAGCACGAACATCTGGTTGCCAAGGGTGTCGTACAGCCCAGCGCACTCTTCGCTGGCCACTCTCTGGGCGAATACGCTGCACTGGGTGCTTGCACAACGTTCATGTCCTTTGAGAGCTTGCTCACATTGATCTTCTATCGTGGCTTGAAGATGCAGAATGCTCTTGAGCGGGATGCCAATGGCCGGACTGACTACTCGATGATGGCTACTGACCCGTCTCGCGTCGGTAAAGGTATGTTTCGCGCTCCACACAGAAGAATGATGGTTAACGTATAGCAGGCTTCGACGAGCGAGCATTTCAATGCCTGGTGGAACTTGTCAACGAAGAGACAGGACTGCTAATGGAGATCGTCAATCACAACGTCAGATCCCAGCAGTATGTCTGCGCTGGTCACTTCCGCGCCTTGTGGATCCTTGGAAAAGTCTGCGATGACCTTGCGAAACATCCTAAGATTCATCTTCTGTCTATGCAGGACTTGAAAGACATGGTCACAGCACATGTACCCGCTGCGACGAAACTCACGAACGACGTTGTTTTGATGCGCGGCAAGGCTACCATACCGCTGAATGGCATCGACATACCCTTTCATTCGACGATGCTGAGAGGGGAGATCGAGCACTTCCGACGCTACCTCTTGACTAAAGTCAATGTCCCTGACATCAAGCCCAAGGAGCTGGTTGGAAAATGGATACCAAACGTTGTCGGCAAGCCCTTCTCTTTGGATCGATCGTATATCGAGCACGTCCAACATGTCACTGGCAGTGAGCCGTTACAGCGAATGCTCGAAGCGATGGCATAGCGAGGAGAGTGATGGGAGGATCTGCAACTTCCATGGCGTCGGGAGCAAGCGCATATGGGCTTCGTGGCCATTACGGTGATTTCCTACCGTCTTCATTATCGTCAGATCGTTTTTAAGGCTCTGAACCGAAGAGGTCACAGCAACATGCAAATTACACACATGATGTTCGATTCAGACCCAATGAAGAGACTCGAGATACTGGCGAGTTGCAAGTGCACATACACTTGCAGAGCACAGATTTGGTCTCTGCAATGCCGCGCGCTACCAGGCCGTGCCACAGGTGCAGCAAGATCGCGCAGGTACGGAATGGTATCGCTCCCAAAATCGTGTGCAGTAGCCAGGGAGTCCACGCCAAGCTACTGTGCTTGGTGGAGCCTTGTACCGGACTCCGACACTATTCCGACTTATAGCAGCGCACGACACGATGCCAGCGTCATTGCCACATCGTACACCGAAGAATCATTTTACCTTTCCGCGACTATCGTCCAAGCAATATGCGCTGACTCTACTGTAGGTCCTAGCAAAACAAAATTCGAGCTCtttccctttctcccttgCATCAACGATGGCGACCATATCAGCCCAAGTGCTTGGGTCGCTTGAGGGATATCTGAGTTTCTTCATGCCTCGTGGCAATGGTTCTTCTCTTTTCCGGCTCATATTTGGGTACTCATTAGCCGCTTTCGTTATTGGCATCAGCTCTGTAAGCACAGTCCGCCCATGGCTAGATGAGGGTGGAAGGACTGACATTTCAATGCAAGGTGCTGCTATGGACTCTGGCGACGATTTTCTACCGACTGTACCTCCACCCGCTTAGACGGTATCCTGGTCCGAAGCTGTGGGCAGTCTCACGTCTTCCATATATCCGTAGCACAGTGAAAGGAACGATCGTTCACGACTTTCACAAGTTGCACCAGCAGTATGGATCGGTCGTTCGAATTGCGCCAGATGAGCTATCTTACAGCACTCCCGATGCCACCAAAGTCATCTACCAGTCAAACCCCGAGCTGCATAAGGATCCGATGCATTTGCCTCCCTTCCATAATGGCACACCCGGGATCCTTGCAGCGGAAGAGCAACATCACAGACGATATCGACGGCTGCTCGCATACGGCTTTTCTGATCGTGGCATGCGAGCGCAACAACCATTGATTCAGCGTCATATAAATCTTCTGGTCAAACGACTGGGCCAGAAATCTGCCAAAGGCTCTCTGGACATCGTGGAGTGGTACAACTGGTGTACATTTGACATTGTAAGTATGCTCTTTTGTCTATATCTGTTCATCGGGCTAATGCAAGACCGAGATTGGTGACCTTGCCTTCGGCGAGTCATTCGGTTGCCTGGAAGAGTCAAAAACACACGAATGGATTGCATCGATAGCAGGCAACGTCAAGGCTATCCCGATCATCAACGCCATTCGTCGCTTCAACCTGGACTGGGTAATCCCAATGATAGCTCCGAAGAAGCTACTCAAGATGAGGCAGCGAAATGCTCAATTCACCGAAGGCAAAGTCGATCAGCGTCTCAACTACGGCGTGGACCGCGGAGATCTCTGGGACGGTGTCATGGATCCCAAAGGTACCAAGGGTGGCATGTCTCGACAAGAGATGATCAGCAACGCAAGTGCCATCGTGCTTGCAGGAAGCGAGACATCCTCGACACTGCTGAGTGGCTGCACATGGCTTCTGTTAAAGAATCCGGACGTCCTAGCCAAGCTAAAGGAGCATGTCAGGAGCTCATTCACAGATCAATCTGAGATTGATTTGATCAGTGTAGGCAAGCTTGACTACATGGCTGCTGTTTTGGACGAAGCATTGCGCCTTTATCCTCCAGTACCCATGCAGAGTAATAGAATTGTCAACAGTGGAGGAGTTGATATCGCAGGGCAACAGGTGCCTGCTAGGGTGAGTACTGTCCCTCATAAAAGCTGCGAGCACTGGTATTGACGACTTCCTAGACGACTGTAGTCGTGCAGCAATACGCCGCCTGTCGTTCGAGTGAGAACTTCCGTCGACCTGACGAGTTTCTTCCGCAACGGTGGCTCGGCGATCCAGAGTTTGCGAATGACCGACGTTCAACATCTCAGCCTTTCAGTGTTGGGCCACGCAATTGCATTGGTCGCCAGCTTGCTCATGCAGAAATGCGCCTCATCTTGGCACAAATTCTGTGGCACTTCGACCTGGAGCTAGATGCACCGAAGATGGGTGCGCGAGACTGGCTTCGCGAACAGGGTGTCTGGATCTTGTGGGACAAGAGTCCTTTGTGGGTGCGATTGATACCTAGACTTCTCGAGAAGAGCGGGTAGACCCGGAGATTGGGATACAGACAGCGAGCAAGAGATAGTCCCCCTTTCAAATTAAGATAATTTCCTCTCGAGACCGTGTCCTGCGTCCTCATGTTACCGTGAATCGCAAGACGCGATGTTGACCGTGCGGCGGCCATACTTCGGGAGCGCACAGACATGAGGTGAGTGAAGTAGACGCACGACGCTTCGCAGCCATGCCTGACACAGAAGTCCGTCGGATGCGGCTTTGAAATGAAGATGTCCGCAAGTGAATGTTGTCTGCGACATGTGATAACGATGAGGGTCATGTCATGCCAAGGTGGAAGGAATGTCGATTCACGGCTTTTGCGGACTACGGAGACAGGACTTTATGAAACTCTGATTCTGAATGTGAGCATACAAAGCTCCAGACCCCGCTCAGGTGCCTCAAGTGCGGACATAAAAAGTCGTATCGACTCGCAGACATCGTGCTCATTGACATCTTCAATTGCATCGAAGTTCTCGAATAACACCCACTCAACAATCCGGACACTAAGACATTCAAACCACGACCAACAAAATGCCTGCAGCAGGAGACATCATACAGTTCATGGGAGGTCAGATCTTTGGATCGACCAAACTGCCCAATGTTACCTTTGCTGGACAGACAGTGGTCGTCACCGGTGCGAATAGCGGCCTAGGATACGAGTGCTGCAAGCATCTGTAAGCACCCTGTAACAATGAGACCTCCCATTGCTTTACGCTAACACGTCCTCGGGGTCAAGATGAACGTGGGAACTCTGATTATGGGTTGCCGAAGCGTCTCGAAGGGCGAGGCAGCAAAGAGAGAGATCATTGGCAAAGGCTCTCGAGCCGATGTTCAAGTATGGGAAGTCGACATGGCCAGCTACTCCTCCGTCAGGGCCTTCGCGAGCCGGATAAGCAGAGAGTGCCAGCGGGTTGATGCAGTTCTCGCCAACGCCGGCATTTCGACCAATCAGTTCCACGTTGCGGAGAGCCTCGAGGAGACACTAACAGTCAACGTCGTCTCGACTTTTCTCCTTTCGCTCTTGGTCCTGCCATCACTTGAGCAGACGGCCCGACGAACCGGCTCGCCTACCCACCTCTCCATCGTTGGCTCGAACGTCCACGCCTTCGCGGACCCGAACATCATCACACAATCATCACAAGGCAGCGTCTTCAGCTGAGCCAGCAATGAGAAGGAAGCAGACATGGGCGCTCGATACTTCCAAACTAAGCTCATGGTCATGCTCCTAGTCCAAGAAATTGCTGGCCGGATCTCGAAGTTGGACAAGGCCAGTAACTCAAGAAGCGTCATCGTCAACTGCCCTAGCCCAGGCTGGTGCAAGACACCACTGTTCAGGACAGACGATGGTGGCTTCTGGGGTCGGAACATGTTGAAGCTGATTGGTCGTGATGCAGAGCCTGGTGCAAGGTGCTTCACTTCTGCTATCGCTGCGGGTCCAGAGACACATGGCCAGTACCTAAGCGAATGCCAGGTGAAGAACACATCAGCTTGGGTAAGGAGTCAGGAAGGCAAGGAGAGCCAGAAGAAGCTTTGGGGCGAGATGCAAATGTTGCTGAACCAGATATCACCGGAAGCGACTGAGGTATTGGTATGATTCGGAATGTCTGACAGCTCACGATGGCTGTCGATGAAGAAGTATTGTGCTGTTAGATCCAATTTATACCCCGGCCAGTAGTTAAATTCCATAATAGATATGCGTCGCACGTAGCTTTTGTCTACTGTTATCTATATTATGCTGGGCTGTACTGCAAATACCTCGCGTCTCTCATGTGCCGGAGCTTGGTTCCATTCATGGCTTTTCGGTAAGGCATAAGGGAAGAAGTGCGTCGCATTTCGTATGCATCGCTGACAGCTGAGAACGGCTATCGCCAAGCACATCTTTCCTGCGATCACGGCTTCCCTAGACAAGAAGATTCGGGTATACGGCAGGAAATCTCCTCAGGATATGGCATTGTTGACTGACCAAAGCCTTAGTGCCAGACTTCGTGCGATTCAGCTGCACTTCTCACCTAGGAAGGTCACCTATCACCTGGAGAAGGCCAACGACTTTTGGAATGCTGTGCACGTTGATCTCCATGAAGAGTGATGGAAACGGCACGCTTGCAGTGTTCCTTGCGGTGTTCCATTCCCGAACCATGTTCAGCTCGTTCAGCGGCTGGTGGGGCATGCGGCAGGAAGCCATGCCTATGTAGGCTGACGTAGCCTCCGACGGGGTATATGAGCTTTAAGCTTCGGTTGGCAGAGGTGTGTGAGTGTTTCCGCTGAACTGCATCGGCAGAACAATGTGCCCATCTGACTTGCATCATTTGCACCCGTCCGTTCTCTCAAGGAGTGGAGTGCGCGGGCCATTCCGACACATGCATCCTGTTCCTGCGATGCTAGGATTATTGGCTGCACCTCTTGCTGCATTAGGCAGGACAATCGGCCATATCTAAACCTTGTGACGAAGCTTCAGCAAATGTTGGCGGGAGTAGAGGAACAGCTAGCCTCGTGACAAAGCATGTGATAGTCTCTTGGCTTTGACGCAACTTTGCTATCCATTCTTTTAGATTTGTGCTCGCGACCTCGTTAAAATGCAATCGAACAGCATGAAGCATGAGGCTCGCCCTCAACGGAATGCACCTACTGCTGGACCGAAACTGAAAGCTCTTGCGCCGCCTGCGCAAAGTCCAGAGTGCGATGCTCCAAGGACAAGCCTTCGTGCACCCGATGCAACAGACGGGGCATGGAGTGCGTGTATGATGCATCGAAACGCACAGGGAGGCAGTCGAGCAAGACTGCGCATCAGAAGCGACCTGCGAACGACACCCTGACCAATCTCATTGATCTGGACATGACATCCACCGTGGCAGACATGTCTCTTGCCGACAGTATGATCCACGACAGCGGCTCCCTGTTTGATACAGCAATGATGTCTCCGCCCCTTGATCTCAGTACACAAACTTGCTTCCCCGATATGGACTTCGGCTCGAATGTCTGGGGTGGCTTCTTCAACTCGCCGGTATCGACAGCGCCAGTTTCCCCCAGAAGCGCTGACAGCGAAACTCAGAGCCCATACAGCGCAGTCATTGCTTTTTCTTCGACAGTCGAAAGCAGCAAAAGACGACGTGTCGACAATTCCGCTCAAGATTGTTGTCTAACAACGGCCAAGGGTATGCTTCTGCAGCTCAGCCCGAACGCTTTCTTTGG
It encodes:
- a CDS encoding Fatty acid synthase beta subunit hexB, which translates into the protein MGAKHQGRHDSALIQAAQDGDARITAAFGGQGPSNLNCFNDLLELNKTYGSTLRPLIHTADATLSELASLPHSSGFHEDEGFEILEWLEDPAEAPSRDYLALSPMSFPINTLISLCNYCITLRALKLDPSQFRSLLKSVVGHSQGIFAAAAVAKADSWESFLEAADLALQISFWVGLESHTAAPHAQISAAAVQDCIDHGEGQPSSMLGITGLNRAQVEMLVEHVNKSLVDENRHVYLALVNSRDKYTIAGPPQSLRAVCVQLREIRAANGVDQSRTLFNKRKQDVDAQFLPISAPYHSQYLKRVGNHVLDALEVDLLGSELGTPLLHTKSGRNLQDWKSESIVKILVSAVTTDMVEWPNICQQLDSSHILGFGPGNIGYLIHETTEGTGVRVIQMNDRSPGSRGIGARAELFSDEMPPQALDWREAFGPKLVLDHRGDVQIQTKMTQLLNAPPVMVAGMTPTTVPWDFVSCVMQAGYHVELAGGGYSSEPYFERALRKLAASIPIYRGITCNLLYASPQTIAWQVDVLRRLVKEGISVEGVAIGAGIPSPDVVKGYIESIGLKHISFKPGSSAAIDEVIETAQAHPHFPIGLQWTGGRAGGHHSFEDFHLPILKAYPRIRRCANIVLIAGSGFGGGSDTWPYISGDWSKSFGYAPMPFDGVLLGSRMMVAKEAHTSPQAKQLIIQTEGVDDNDWHSSFDAPTGGVITITSEHGQPIHMLATRGVMLWKEFDKRIFSIKDTNKRLSYLRTHREEIITRLNKDYQKPWFGVDGNGQNVDLDSMSYREVLGRMCQLMSRGDKGWIDPSWLTMVHDFVEIAGERFGCHVDTHATKSSEIRKAFEGALGNDIDDTLYPEDVALVMELFRRRGRKPVPFVPALDENFETWCKKDSLWQSEDVDSLVGKDVQRACIIQGPVAVRQSIIHDEPVRDILDNICNYHIESLSQAGVTPGSISKQDNGIPRSVKKSVPGVQISIDKSTVRCEVLKTDRLPPEMDALIEHIVGSAADSWARHCLKDDWIFRDQARLRNPIRTAFLRQIQPGEVIEVRLGRDGQAQAIALKAALFGKSSLQTVLRIASTDGKSIKVALTPPSFLSDKPLGLQFAYQLSRKSRGSKLVEVTPDRLDTIKGFYAQLWTAGTHDVKQSGLSSEFWGEPTTLIAQDVQNYTAVVGRSTSPELQAWNPTGSVPLDYCIVLAWTALTKPLTIPALQCDLLNLLHRSVNFKYATNATPLRLGDVTQTVSRITSLTIQPTGKLVEVSAELCRDEKTVVTITTEFFIVGQFEDYGTQFKSFDEPMLEVHVHSATRQALLQSRKWLILDDPSMDLAGLTLSFNLNTYTMFNNEGKVGALQVAGTVSKVESSGFDTRIGNIYFEEDSCIGNPVIDFLHRHGYLRETRQALENPGWTDGSTVVVKAPIKSNQYAVASKDTNPLHVCDVFARYAGLPGTVVHGMHTSAIVRRTVEWAVNDSDRSRFKKWQVSFEGMVWPNDRIKVQLQHIAMEDGRMVMKVQAHNDETGDKVIEAEAEVEQPRTGYVFCGQGSQEKGMGMLLYHARPEAKALWDRGDKYLRENYGFSLLSLVRENPTTLTINFGGRRGKRIRDNYLAMTKKTSLEKDAKDVCIVQGLTPTSTSYTFSEAKGLLFSTQFSQPALALMEMVEHEHLVAKGVVQPSALFAGHSLGEYAALGACTTFMSFESLLTLIFYRGLKMQNALERDANGRTDYSMMATDPSRVGKGFDERAFQCLVELVNEETGLLMEIVNHNVRSQQYVCAGHFRALWILGKVCDDLAKHPKIHLLSMQDLKDMVTAHVPAATKLTNDVVLMRGKATIPLNGIDIPFHSTMLRGEIEHFRRYLLTKVNVPDIKPKELVLAKQNSSSFPFSLASTMATISAQVLGSLEGYLSFFMPRGNGSSLFRLIFGYSLAAFVIGISSVLLWTLATIFYRLYLHPLRRYPGPKLWAVSRLPYIRSTVKGTIVHDFHKLHQQYGSVVRIAPDELSYSTPDATKVIYQSNPELHKDPMHLPPFHNGTPGILAAEEQHHRRYRRLLAYGFSDRGMRAQQPLIQRHINLLVKRLGQKSAKGSLDIVEWYNWCTFDIIGDLAFGESFGCLEESKTHEWIASIAGNVKAIPIINAIRRFNLDWVIPMIAPKKLLKMRQRNAQFTEGKVDQRLNYGVDRGDLWDGVMDPKGTKGGMSRQEMISNASAIVLAGSETSSTLLSGCTWLLLKNPDVLAKLKEHVRSSFTDQSEIDLISVGKLDYMAAVLDEALRLYPPVPMQSNRIVNSGGVDIAGQQVPARTTVVVQQYAACRSSENFRRPDEFLPQRWLGDPEFANDRRSTSQPFSVGPRNCIGRQLAHAEMRLILAQILWHFDLELDAPKMGARDWLREQGVWILWDKSPLWVRLIPRLLEKSG
- a CDS encoding Short-chain dehydrogenase/reductase phmF; this encodes MNVGTLIMGCRSVSKGEAAKREIIGKGSRADVQVWEVDMASYSSVRAFASRISRECQRVDAVLANAGISTNQFHVAESLEETLTVNVVSTFLLSLLVLPSLEQTARRTGSPTHLSIVGSNVHAFKEADMGARYFQTKLMVMLLVQEIAGRISKLDKASNSRSVIVNCPSPGWCKTPLFRTDDGGFWGRNMLKLIGRDAEPGARCFTSAIAAGPETHGQYLSECQVKNTSAWVRSQEGKESQKKLWGEMQMLLNQISPEATEVLV